GGCGTGGCGGCGCGCAGGTAGCCCATCACCACCGGCTCCACCGTGCCGGGCTGCTGATGCCTCACGTAGTCGAAGAACTCGCTCGGCTGCTCCGCGAACTCCAGCGTGCCGGCGCACACCGGGCAGGCATGCCCGGGGACCCGGCCCTCGGCGAGGCTGGGAGCCTCCGACCGGAGCTCCACCAGGCGCAACCGGCCCTTGCCGCAGGCGCGGCACGCGAAGGGTGCCAGCACCGACAGCACCCGCGACACGCCGGCGAAGCCTTCCACCATGTTGAGCTGGTCCACCATCACCGGTGGCGCGTTGACCACGGAGAGCGACAGGCCTCCCGGAGGCAGCTTGCTGACGAACTCCACCCATCTCCGCACACCGAAGGAGCTGATTCGCTCCACCCGGCCGAGGTCGACGATGATGAACCCATCCAGGTCTGGCGAGGACGACGTCAGCGGGAACGTCTCATCGATGACGCCAGCAATGTGGATGTGGTTGATGGGACCCACGCGCACGCGGCGGATTCTGGCATTGGAACCTTGCTGTGTTTTCATCGTTCCGCTCCTCCTGCCGATCAGCTCCAGGGGTCACCATCCGAAGGCTCAAATGCGCTGGTCCGCGATGGCGCGCTGCTTGTGGGCGTTGATGGCGGAGCTCGCGCCCAGGGTGATGGCGGCGATGCCCAGGCCCACCGCCACGCCCGCCGGGCCACCGAAGGCTCCCACGGCCGCGGCCGTCGCGAAGTAGCCCGCAGCCGAGCCGCCAGCCGTCACCGCCCCCTGGGCAATCCTCCACGGATCATCCGCCCGGACGCCCTGGAAGATGTCCCAGCCCCCCGTGACCACCCCCAGGCCCGCGGAGGCCCTCGCGGACAGCGCTCCGGCAATGGCCGGGTTGCGCCGGCCCTCCAATGAGCCCAGGGAGAGCCCCTTGCCCTTGCCGCTCAGCGACGTCGCCAGAGCCAACCCACCGGAATAGAGGTCCCACCCCCCCATCCCGAGTGACTTGGCCGCGGTGACGGCTTGCTCTTGGGTCAGGTTCCCCTGGCTCAGGCCGTTCAGGAGCTGCCGTCCGCCAGCCCAGGCGGTCAGGAGGCCCGCGCCGGCCTGGAGGGCGCCAGAGGCTCCACCCGTAAGGCGCTGCTCGGGGTTCAGGCTGATGGAAAGAGCCTGCTTGGTGAACTCCGGCCGCTTGGACCAGCTGGCCCGGTCCTTGATCGCGGACGGGTCGCCAATGCCAAGCTTCTTGTGGTTGTCGGTGGTGATTTCCTTCTTCAGGAGGAAGAGACCGTACGCGCTGGTGCTCTCCGCGGCTTTGATGGCCGCGGGGTCAGGCCGCCCATACCCGGCCTCAGGGGCGTTCGGCTTGCCGTCCCAGAGTGCCGCCGTCTTGCTGAAGTCACTCACCTGCTGCGACAGCCCATCCATGCTGAGAGCGCCGAGCGCGCCCTGCTCCCTGGGGAGCTTCTGGAGGTCGTCGGCGGTCTTGACCTGCTTGCCATTGACGGTGAGCCGGGTGCCCTCGCCCTCCGCGATTGAAGCCCGGGCGCTCCCCTCCGGACCGGTCACGGAGAACGAGGCGCGCGTGAGCTGAGGGCCCTTGTCCGTGAGGACAGACGTCTGCTCGTGCTGGGTGGTGAGCGAAGGGCCGCCCCGGGGCGTCTCGCTGCGCGTGGCACGCTCGGTGACCTCCCGCTCACCCCTCTTGTTGCGTGTTTCGGTGCGTGCGTAGTCCTGCACCGTCCGCGCGCCGTTCGCGTCCGTCTGGTCCGAGTGGAAGGACGTGACCTGGCCCTTCGCGTTGTAGGTCCGGGACGTGGTGCCCTGGATGTCCACCAGGCCGCCCTTGCCATCCGGGTTCGGGACCTTGCCCTCGGAGGTCTCGGTGACGGTGTCGCCCTGCACCTTCTTGCGGGTGGTGACCGTCAGGTCAGGCTGCCCCTCGACGAACACCTGGGTGTTCAGCTCGTTGGGCTTGCTCTTCTCCAGCGTCCACGTCTTCGGCGAGCTGTCCGCGTCCTTCGACTCCTCGCGGACCTTCCTCAGGTCGTCCGTCGTCGGAGCCCGCTTCCCCTCCGCGGGCGACTCCAGCACCTTGCTCTGCGTCTCGGTGACCCGCAGCGGAGTGCCTTCCTGGAAGTACGACGTGCCCTGGGTGACGGTGGTGGAGGTGTCGGTGCCCACGCCCGTGCTCTCCACGATGCTGCGCTCGGCGCGCCCCTGGTCGTACCGGGTGCTGTCCAGGGCGACCTTGCCCCCCTCGACACGGGCCTCGGTGCGCTCGACGACCTTCCCCTCCTTGTCCTTCTGGACCAGGACGGCGCGGTTCTTCGTCGAGCCTGGCTCCACGGATATGCCCGGGGGCAGGTCCTTGGGGTCCTTGCCCGCCAGGTCGAGGAGCTCCCGGGCCCGTTCACGGGCCCGGGTGTCGGTCTGCTCCTGCGCGGCATCCACCGCCTCCTTCTCCTCAAGCCCCGTGTGGAGGGCCACCTCCTCGCGCAGCGCCGCTTCCTGGCGGGTCTCGGGGGCGCTGGCCTTGAACTCGGGGCTGATGTCGGAGATGGCGTCCGCGGCCTCTTGACGGCCCGCCGCGCGGTGCTGACGGCTCGCCTCCGCGCCGAGCTCCACCACCTTGGGATCCTTCGCGTTGGCCTTCAGCGCCTGGCCGAGCGTGCCATGGCTTCGCTCATTCTGGAGGAGCTGTCGGACCAGTTCCTTGCGCGCCTCCGGCCCCGCCAGCGACGCGCTCTGGGCGAGGGCCTTCACGGTGGCGTTCGTGTCCTCGGGGCGCACGTACGAGTCCGCCAGGGACGCCGCCATCTTCTCTGTCTGCGGCGCGCTCTCCTTCACGAGCGACTGGCGGTAGACAGGGTCGTGTCCCTGCTCGAGCTGACGCTGGAGTTCCTCGGCGCCCTCGCGGGGACTGCGCTGGGTGGCTTCGGCGACGCGCTTCACGTCCTCCTTCGCGGCCTCCTGTGGCGTGACCGCCGCGCGGGTCCCGAACAGCCGCTCCTGCGCCTTTGGGTCCAGGCTCCCCGCATCGAAGACGTCCCGGACCTTGTTCGCATCCGGGTAGGGCTGCGTGAGTCCCGCTTCCTTCGCCTTCGTATTGGCCTTCCGCTCCGCTTCCAGCGCGGCGTTGGCCGTGTCGTGGGCCGCGCGCCAGGACGTGTCCGCGGTCTCCCTGGCCTCCCGCGCCGTGCGAGCGGTCTTGTCGGCGCGAGTGGAGGCCTTGTCGAACTTCGCCTGCGACTCCTCGACCCTCCGGTCGGTGGCATTCTGGCGCTCGGCGTCTCCCGGGCGGGAGCCCCGGTCCAGTTGCTGCGTCTGCTGCGAATCCCGTTTGCCAAGGGCCCGGTCCAAGTCCTCCCTGGCCTCGCGCTTCTGCGCCTGCGCGACCTTGTCCGCGTCCGCGGCCTTCTTGGCCGTCGTCGCGTCCTGATGCGCCTTCTGCTGCCCCACCGCCGCGTCTTCGCGCCGCCGCTGGGCCACCTTCTGGAAGTCCTTGGCGGCCTTCACCTTCGGCTCGACCTGGGGCGCCTCCGATTTGGGGGGCGGCGGCGGAACGACGACCGGCTTCTTCTCATCGACGCGAGCCATGGGGAACTCCGGTGGGCGGGCATACGCATGCCCGGAGGTACACGTGGGTCCAGTGGGGTGGACGGAAACGCCAGGTCAGCGGGAGGCGGCTCGGGTCATCCCCGAGCTCTCAGGGGCAAAGAGGGAATGGCCCGGCCCGCATCCCAAGAAATCCTTCGAGTGCCGCGTGGCTCCACTCCAACATCCGGCAAGTTGGAAGGAGTGGAGTCCTCACAGCGCACAGGCGCTCGCCCGGCTCACACATCCCAGTGACGTCTCAGCCCAGCGACTTCATGAGCCGCTCCAGGAGCGGGTCCACGAGCTCCTGCCCGCGCAGCTGCGAACGCCAGCGGTGCGGAATCCCGTTCAGGCCGTGGATGAGACCCGCGATGCCGCCCGCCACGCAGGCGGTCGTGTCCGTGTCGCGGCCCAGCCGGATGGCGGATTTGACGACCTCTTCGTAGGTCTTCCCGTTCGCCACGCAAGCGCGTGCGGAGCGCAGGCAGTCCACGACGTAGCCGCCGCCCGTTCCCGGTGCCGGGTCGTCCGGGCGGATGTGGGCCTCCAGTTCCTCCCGCTGCGGGAAGCCTTCCACGTACAGGTCGCGGAAGGTGGCCACGGCTTCGGCCCAGGGGTCCGCGGCGCCCTCCAGGATGCGGCGGGCCCAGAGGCAATACAGCGCGCAGCACACCTGGGCGCGCACGTGGCCATGTGTCACGCGCGATTGAGCCATGGCATCCGAGACGAGCGCCGCGTCCTTGCCCTGGTGCCACAGGGCCAGGGGTAGCACGCGCATCAGCGAGCCATTGCCGTTGTCCATGGTGCCGTTGGGCCCCGCGAGCATTGCCGGGCTGCCGTCGCGCAACCGGCGCAGCGCGGTGCTGGTCTGGATGCCCACGTCGAACACATCGCCATCCACGGCGAGGTAGCCCCAGTCCTGCCAGTTCACCAGCCGCCGGCCCAGGTCCTCGCAGTCGAGCCGCTTCTGATACGTCAGGGAGTCCAGCAGGCACAGCGCGTGGGCACCGTCGTCCGACCACGTCCCCGGGGGGACGCGGTCGTGCGCCCGGTCGAATCCCGGCGGCGGCGTGTACTCGATGGCCTCGGGAGACGGAATCGTCTCCGGCCGGTGGAACTCATAGGGGACGCCCAACGCATCACCGATGAGCAACCCGTACAGCCCTCCCGCAATGCGCTCCTCGCGGTTCATCATTCCCCAACCTCCCAGGTCCATGGGCCAACCCATCGTGTACCAAAGACACTATCAACGTAAAGAGGGGACTGGCTCGCGCGGCGTTCACGGTTCATGCGAAGCTCTCGCGCCCTTCTTTCTCGGGCCTGGCTTCCCCATCCTCACGAGAGGCGCTCCGGATGCGTCGGCTCCCCCTGCTGCTTGTCCTTGGCTTGTCTGTCCTGACCGCCTGCTCCACCGTGGAGCCCGAGGCGCCGGATGAGCCCGAGATGTTTGGCGAAGCCTCGCGGGCGCAGTCCTCGCTGGTGCAACAGGATTACCACTTCGAGTTGAGGTGGGACGGCGCGGCGAAGTGCCCCACCTGCGAGTACCCGTCCTACGCCTGCTCGGACAACACCGGAAACTGGAACGGTGGGGTCCGGAGCTTCACGGATCCCGTCAAGACCGGTTGGATCGTGATTTCCGCCGACGTGGAACTCTTCGGCCGTGGCTACGACGGCGGACTCACGACCGTCCTGCTGAACAGCCAGGAACTGGGGGCCTTCAGCATGCCCCCGAATCCCTTCCGGGTGTGCGGTGGCTGCAATACGCCGGAAGTCGGCTTCAAGGCGCCCGACTCCACGGGGATGCCCGGCTATCGCTACGGCAACACCAATACCCTCACGCTGCGCTCGGAGCGGACCACCTGCTTCGCCGCCGCCCGGATCCGCCTGAGGACGGGGCGGCCCCTGCTCAAGGTCGATCCATCGAGCCTGTCCTTCGGCTCGATCGCGGTGGGCACGTCCGCCTCCCAGAAGGTGAGGCTGAGCAACGAGGGCGCCGTCCCGCTGATCATCGACGCCATGTCGCTTCCCCTCCCCTTCAAGCTGACACCGGTGTCCCTGCCCTTCACACTCAAGGAAGGCGCGTTCCTGGACGTGACCGTCACGTACGCGCCCACGGCCGACCGCGTGGACTCGGGAATCCTGAGCCTGCTGAGCAGCGACCCCGACAAGGGATCCCTGCCGATCAAGCTCGAGGGGACGGGCGGCGCCCCGAAGCTCGAGCTCGCGCCGGCCGCGCTCGACTTCGGCGCCGTGCGCGTGGGCACGAGCAGCAGCCTGCTCCTCCAGGTGAAGAACGTGGGGAGCCTGCCGCTCACGATTCCCGCCGTGCTGACGCAGGCTCCCTTCACCGTGAGCGGCCTGCCTCCGGGGGGCAGCGTGGTGCAGCCAGGGACGGTCCTCCCGCTCACGGTGACCTTCACGGCGACGGCGGGAGTGTCGTCCCTGCCGATGTACATCCAGGCCCAGGGGTCCGCCACGCCGCTCGCGGAGGTCTCTCTGCATGGCACGGGCATCGAACCCGCCATCGTCGTGGCGGCGACCTCGCTGGACTTCGGTGTGCACACCGCGGGGGTCGACCCTGTTCGCAAGACGCTGGCGGTCAGCAACAACGGCCTGGACAACCTCATCCTCACCGCCTTCGACGTCGAGGCGCCGTTCACGGTGGAGTCCGGCCTTCCGCTGACGATCCAGGCCCGGGAGCAGGCGAGCCTGACGGTGACCTACGCCCCGGGTGCGGGCCGCGCCGCGAAGGACCTCATCCTGCGGAGCAATGATCCGCGCACCCCCGCCGTGAAGGTGGCGCTCACCGGCACGGGCGTGGAGGTCCCCGCGCTCAAGGTCACCGCGTCCGATGGCGGCACGGCGCTGGAGTTCGGCTCGCGCGAGGTCAGCTCCGTGAGCGCGCCCCAGACGTTGACGCTCAAGAACGAGGGGGCCGGGACGCTCGTGGTGGAGCCCATCCAGGCGCCCACGGGCTTCGCCGTGACCCCCGCGGGACGGTTCAGCCTGGCCCCCGGCGCCACGACCCAGGTCCAGGTGACCTTCGAGCCTCCGCATATCGCCCAGTTCGCGCAGGAGCTGATGCTGAGCGCGGACGGCCCGGGTGGCTCCTCCCAGACCGTGCTGCTCAGCGGACAAGGCGTCGAAGGAAAGCTGACCGCCACTCCCTCGGCGCTGTCCTTCGCGCGGACGGAAGTGGGGAACAGCAGCAAGGCGGTGCAGGTGACGATCGTCAATTCGGGGACGGACACGCTCACCCTCAGCACCATCGCGGTGGCGGGGCCGTTTTCGGTGGTGCTTCCGAAGCTGCCGAAGGAACTCACGCCGCGCGACGCATTCACCATGGAGGTCACCTTCATCCCGGTCGAGGACAGCGCCGCGACCGGCGTGCTCCGTGTGTTCTCGAACGCGCCGTCGTCTCCCACGGTGGTGAAGCTGGACGGAGAGGGGCTCCAGGCCGTCGGCCGGATGGCGAGCGACGTGATGGAGTTCGGCGGCCAGCGGTTGGGGGGCCTGAGCCCGCCCCGGGAGCTCACTCTGTTCAACATGGGGAGCGAGTCGCTGAACGTGACAGCGGTGAACGTGAGCGGCCCGTTCCAGGTTTCAGGGCTCAACGTGGGCACCAGCGTGCCGCCACTCGGAAACCGCACGTTCCAGGTCAGCTACAAGCCCACCGAGGCCACCGCGGAGAACGGCGTGCTGGAGGTCCAGAGCAACGCGCCGAGCGCCGCCCAGGTGACGCTGCGGGGCACCGGGACCACTGCCTCGATGGAAACCTCCGTGACGGCGCTGACCTTCGGTTCCCAGTTCCTCGGGGAGGCCTCGCAGCGCGTCGTGGAGTTGCGCAACACCGGCACGAGCCCTGTCACCATCACGGGACTGGATCCGGTGGACGGGTTCTCCCTGTCGGGGCTCCCGCTGCCCCATGTCGTGGGGCCCGGCACCAGCCATCCCTTCTACGTCGTCTTCGAGCCGCCGCGGCCGGGCGATTACGCAGGGTCGCTCGCGGTGCGGCACGATGCGTCCTCCACGCCGCTGATGATCACGGTGCAGGGGGCCGGCGTGGCACAGGGGCTGACGGTGACGCCCGGAGCCATCGTGTTCGGCAACCAGCGGGTGGACGCCACCAGCCAGCCCCTTTCGTTGGAGCTCGTCAACACGGGCAACGTGCCCGTCACCGTGGCGGTGACCTCCTCCGATGCCGCGTTCCGCGTGGACGCGAGCGCGGTGAGCGGTGCCATCGCGGCCGGTGGCCGCGCCTCCGTCCCGGTGACGTTCCATCCGACGCGCACGGGCACGGTGCGCGGCGAGGTCCGCGTGGTGCCGAGCGGAGGCGGACTGGGCCATACGGTCGTTCCCGTGGAGGGGATTGGCGAGGCCGTCACCGTGGAGGGCAGCGGCTGCGCGGTGGGCGGGAGCGGCGGGGTCTGGGTGCTGGCGGCGTGGATGCTGGCCAGGCGAAGGGCCCGTCGCGGTCTGCGGGCCCGCTAGGCCCCCGGGCCCGGTGCGGCCAGAACCTGTCCGACTGTCGGACAGGTTTCCGCGGGCCGCGGCTGTCCGACTGTCGGACAGGTTTCCGCAGGGTGCCTCCGCCGGGGAGGCCCTCCTGGACTCAGGGGGGTGGAGGCGCGGGGACGGTGCGGGCCGAAGTGGGCTCGCCCAGGATCAACAGAAGCTCCGCGCGGCGGTTCT
The sequence above is drawn from the Corallococcus exiguus genome and encodes:
- a CDS encoding ADP-ribosylglycohydrolase family protein; translation: MMNREERIAGGLYGLLIGDALGVPYEFHRPETIPSPEAIEYTPPPGFDRAHDRVPPGTWSDDGAHALCLLDSLTYQKRLDCEDLGRRLVNWQDWGYLAVDGDVFDVGIQTSTALRRLRDGSPAMLAGPNGTMDNGNGSLMRVLPLALWHQGKDAALVSDAMAQSRVTHGHVRAQVCCALYCLWARRILEGAADPWAEAVATFRDLYVEGFPQREELEAHIRPDDPAPGTGGGYVVDCLRSARACVANGKTYEEVVKSAIRLGRDTDTTACVAGGIAGLIHGLNGIPHRWRSQLRGQELVDPLLERLMKSLG
- a CDS encoding choice-of-anchor D domain-containing protein, which gives rise to MRRLPLLLVLGLSVLTACSTVEPEAPDEPEMFGEASRAQSSLVQQDYHFELRWDGAAKCPTCEYPSYACSDNTGNWNGGVRSFTDPVKTGWIVISADVELFGRGYDGGLTTVLLNSQELGAFSMPPNPFRVCGGCNTPEVGFKAPDSTGMPGYRYGNTNTLTLRSERTTCFAAARIRLRTGRPLLKVDPSSLSFGSIAVGTSASQKVRLSNEGAVPLIIDAMSLPLPFKLTPVSLPFTLKEGAFLDVTVTYAPTADRVDSGILSLLSSDPDKGSLPIKLEGTGGAPKLELAPAALDFGAVRVGTSSSLLLQVKNVGSLPLTIPAVLTQAPFTVSGLPPGGSVVQPGTVLPLTVTFTATAGVSSLPMYIQAQGSATPLAEVSLHGTGIEPAIVVAATSLDFGVHTAGVDPVRKTLAVSNNGLDNLILTAFDVEAPFTVESGLPLTIQAREQASLTVTYAPGAGRAAKDLILRSNDPRTPAVKVALTGTGVEVPALKVTASDGGTALEFGSREVSSVSAPQTLTLKNEGAGTLVVEPIQAPTGFAVTPAGRFSLAPGATTQVQVTFEPPHIAQFAQELMLSADGPGGSSQTVLLSGQGVEGKLTATPSALSFARTEVGNSSKAVQVTIVNSGTDTLTLSTIAVAGPFSVVLPKLPKELTPRDAFTMEVTFIPVEDSAATGVLRVFSNAPSSPTVVKLDGEGLQAVGRMASDVMEFGGQRLGGLSPPRELTLFNMGSESLNVTAVNVSGPFQVSGLNVGTSVPPLGNRTFQVSYKPTEATAENGVLEVQSNAPSAAQVTLRGTGTTASMETSVTALTFGSQFLGEASQRVVELRNTGTSPVTITGLDPVDGFSLSGLPLPHVVGPGTSHPFYVVFEPPRPGDYAGSLAVRHDASSTPLMITVQGAGVAQGLTVTPGAIVFGNQRVDATSQPLSLELVNTGNVPVTVAVTSSDAAFRVDASAVSGAIAAGGRASVPVTFHPTRTGTVRGEVRVVPSGGGLGHTVVPVEGIGEAVTVEGSGCAVGGSGGVWVLAAWMLARRRARRGLRAR